DNA from Elusimicrobiota bacterium:
AGAGGCGCCGCTACGGGAACGGGAGCCGGGGTCGAAGGCGACAAGGCCGGAGCCAGGAGCGGCGCGCTCAGCAAGGGCTGGCTGGCGCTGGGCCCCAAGAGGGGATTGGCCAGCAGCGGGGCCGCTGCCAAAGCGGGTATCGGGGCCGGGGCGGTGCGGATGGAGGACAGGGTGAGGGCGGCGTGGGAATCGAGGGCGAGCAGGGCGAGAGCCGCGAGCCTCAGCATGGCAGGCCCCTATATTATCAACACGCGCTAGCGCGCGTATGGGCTGGGAAGGTAAGCGCCGCGCCGGCAATGGTCCTAGGCCGCAATGGGTCTCAGCCGCATGGGCGCAGCAGGCGCGCCAGCCGGGGCATGGGGCCTAGGCGTGCGCGGCGGCCATGGCCGCGCAGAGCGGGCAGTCGGGCTCGTAGAGATCGTCCGAGACCAGGGCGGGCTTCTGGCCGTCCAGGTACTCGCGCAAGGCGCCGGCCACCTGCTCGGCGAAGAGCTCGTCCATGCACACGCCGAACACGCCGTCGGGCCGGTGCAGCGCCACCGTGAATCCCAGCCCGGCCTCGCGGCTGACGCTCAAGGACGAGCTCGGGCCGCGGCGCAGCTCCAGGCGGGCCTCCCGGCAGGCGCGCAGGTTCTCGAAGGCCGCCAGGACGTCGCCGGCCTCGGGCTTGGGGTTGATGAGGGCGTCGTTGAGATAGAGCCGCATGTATCCTCCTGGACCCGGGGGTCCACTATACATACGAGCTCGGGCCCGAAAAGTTCCCTTATGAAAACGCGGAAGCCATCCTTGCGGATGGCTTCCTGGACGGGCGCGGCGACGGGCGCTACTTCAGCAGCCAGAAACCCACGCCGTTCATGGCGGAGAGGTCCGCGTGCCCGGTGCCCACGTCCGTGCAGTTTCCACCGACGACGTTGAGGTAGGTCATGGCGTCGCCGCTCTTCGCGTCGCGCATGAGCGACAGCTTGAAGGCGCAGCCCGCGTAGTCATAATGGAGCACGCCGTCGACCGGCGGAGCCAGGCAGGTCCCCATGATGATGGGCTTGCCGTCGTTGTCCATGGCCCGGGTCCGCATAGTGACCATCTCGCCCTGGCAGAAGCCGTCCTTGCCGCCGAGGATGTCCAGGAAGCCCGTGACGTGCTTGTTGCGGGTCATGTACACGCCGAAGAAGCCTTTGGTGTTGACCACGTGCTTGTAGGCGCTGCCGTCCTCGTCGACGCCTTCGTAGACCTGGGAGCCCCCGGAGCCGCCGCTGAGCTTGAGCTTGGGCAACTCGGGCATGGCGAGCGGCTCGCCGTTGGGGGGAGCGTCGTTGGGCGCGTCGCGCAGGGTCAGCTGGTCGGCGGGCGAGACGAGGGCCTGGCTCTTGTGCGCGCGCAGGAGCTGGGCTCCCGCGATGATGAACGCCGCGACGGCTATGCAGCCGATGAGCTTTTTCATGGGGGACACCTCCGGCAGAGGCCTGGAGTCGGGTACCGGTAAGGATAGCTCCAGTTCATTATCCTGTCAATGGTTCCAGCCGGATCACCGCGCCGGCTTGGCGGGCGGCTCGTAGAGGGCGCCCAGGAACAGGAGCTCGCCGGTCGCGTTGTCCTCGACCGCGTAGAGGAACGGCCGGTCCGCGATGAACTCGAAGGGCGGGGCCGCGGGGCGCGCCGAGCCTCTGGACGCCATGACCACGGCGGTGGCCGCGGCGGCCTCGGTGCCCTCCTCGTTGACCTCGACGAAGGTCTTTTGCAGGACGCGGCTGATGAAGAGGCGGTCCGCGGGCTTGGTCGCCTCGGCCATCCCCGTGAAGTCGGCCCGGAGCCGGTCGAAAGCCACGCCCATGCCCAGGCCCGCGAGGGGCCCGCCGAGCGAGGCGCTGAAATCGAGTTTGAAGCGCGGCAGGCGGACAAGCCCCTGCTTCTCATTCAAGCCGCCGATGACCGCGCGCCAGCCGGCGGCGTTGGCGGTGGTCTCGATGAGAGAATCGAGCGGGCGGCCGGGCGCGGGCAGCAGCACGATCATGCCCAGCCGGCCGCCGCCGTAGGGCAGGCGGAGGGCCTGGAAGCCCTCACCCTCGAAGTAGGGATAGCCGCCGTAGCGCTCCATGAGCGGGCGCCTGACCACGGCGCCGCCGGCCAGATGAAAATCGTCCGGCCTGGTCCGCTCCTTCTTGAACTGGTCCGTCCAACTGCCCTTGAAGTAGACGGCGTTGAGCAGCAGCGCCCTGTCGCCGGGCCCGAACTTGTCCAGGATCGTGGGGATCTTGCCCTCGGTCTTTCCGCTGACCCAGGCATTGGCCTCGTCGGCGTCGGCGGGCATGAAGTCCCGCTCGAAGATCTCGGCGCGGAAGGCGGCGGTCACCGAGGAAGTGAAAGCCTCCTTGAACAGGAAGCCGCGCTTGAGCCAGATCGAGTTGGCCACGCGCAGCGTGACCTTGGGATCGGCCGACATCAAAGAGGCGATCCGGTTGGATTCAAGCGCCAGGTCCTCGGCGAGCGGCGGCGCCCCCAGCGCCAGGGCCATGGCCTTCTGCGTGTCGCCCGCGGAGCCGGCATAGGCCATGGACAGGGCCCAGCGCGCGCTGGAGGGAGACAGGAAGACGTTCTTGGCGGGGCTGGCGGAGGCGACCTTCTTGAAGAGGTCGAAAGCGAAGTCCTCGGGAGTTCGGGGGGCCGGGGCTGCGGCTACGGCTGCGGCCAGAAGAAGGGCTGGGGAGATGTTCATGCTTGGGATTGTATAAAATGGTCCCTTATGCAAGAGCCTATGTTCCGGCCTCCGGCCGAAGCGGACAGCCTGATCCTGCAGGTGGACCGGGGCTGTCCCTACAACCGCTGCTCCTTCTGCGGGATGTACTCGGGGGTGCATTTCCGCCGGCTGACCTTGGTCGAGATCGAGTCTGCGCTGGCGCGCCAGGCCCGCCCGGAGGCGCGGCGGGTATTCCTGGCCGACGGCGACGTCCTGCGCCGGCCTTTCGCCGAGCTGGCCGCGATCCTGAAGCTTTTGGGCGAGCGTCTGCCGTCCTTGGCCCGGGTCAACACGTACGCCACGGGCTCGGCCATCGCGGAGAAATCAGACGCGGAACTGCGCGCCTTGCGCGCTCTGCGCCTGCGCACGCTCTACCTGGGGCTGGAGAGCGGCGACGAGGCGGTGCTCAAGAGCATGCGCAAGGGGGAGTCGGCCGAGCTGATGGTGAGCCAGGGCCTGCGCGCCCAGGCCTGCGGTTTGCAGCTCTCCGTTATGGTCCTGCTGGGCCTGGGCGGCAGAGCGCGCAGCGCGGAGCACGCGCAAGCCACGGCCGCGGCGCTCAACCGGATGCAGCCGCGCCTGCTCTCGGCCCTGCGCGTGATACCGGTGCGGGGCACCGAGCTGCTGGAGCAGATCCGGGCCGGGCGTTTTTCGGAGCTCTCGGAGCACGAGGCGGCGCTGGAGCTGCGGGCCTTGCTCGCCGGGCTCAAGCTCTCGCGCACCGTGTTCCGCGCCAACCACGCCTCCAACGTGGTGCCTCTGGAGGGGTCTCTGCCCAAGGACCAGGCGCGGCTCTTGGCGGAGCTCGACGCCTTGCTGGACTCGGGCGAGCTGGACCAAGACTCGCCCGGCCCCGCGCCGCTCTGGCTGTAGTCGTCAGCGCGTCGCGGGGCGGATGGAGCGCTGGTAGGCCCAGTCGAGGATGTCCGGGTCGCGCGCGGCCTCCGTGCAGAGCCGCTGCGGGCTGGGCCGGATGCCGACCCGGCCGAGGTCGAGGCGGTCCGCGTCCCAGCAGGCAAGGACGGTGATGTCGCCGGTCATCAGGCCCTCGCTGTGGCCATGGCAGGCGTCCATGAGCAGCTTGAGGTCGCAGGCGGCGAGCTCGAAGGCGGACCCGGCCAAAGTCTGCGCGAACAGGGCCCCTCTGGCCCCATGTCCGGGGTCGCGGCAGTCATTGAGGCGCCGCGAATCGTGGAAGAGCGCGAAGAGCTCGATCACTCCGGGATTGGCGCCGGTCAGCCCGGCCAGGCGCAGGCCGTTGTCCCGCACGCGCTGCCAGTGGGCGCTGCCGTGGACGCCGTCGCAGTCGAGGGCGAACTGCTCTTGGATGATGCGCAGCAGCCTGCCGGCAGGAATGCTCTGGTCAGGGCTCATGGCAGGATGAGTTCGTCGAGGGGCCGGCGGGGGCGCGCTTTCGGCGATTCATCGGGATAGCCGACGGGGATAAGGGCCGCGACGTGGAGGTTCTCGTCCCAACCGAAGAGCTCGCGCACCCGGGCCTCGTCGAAGGCGCGCACCCAGCAGGTGCCCAGGCCGAAGTCCAAGGCCCGCAGGGCGATGTGCTCGCCGGCGATGCCCATGTTGAAGGCGATGCCGCGGGCGGCCAGGTCGCGAGGGCCGTCCACGAGGTCCTGGGTGCGGCGGCGGATGCTCTCGGCCATGGGGGCGGGGAGCTGGCCGTCGGCGCGCATGGCGTCTATGGTGGCGATGGTGCCGGCCGCGTAGGCTTTGATGTCCACGCAGCAGACGAGCACCACGGGCGCGGCGCCGATGAAGGGCTGGTCGTTGGCCACGGCCATGAGCTTGGCCTTGGTGGCGGGGTCCTGGACGATCTTGAAGCGCCAGGGCTGGGAGTTGCTGCCGGAGGGGGCCAGGCGGGCGGCTTCGAGGAGCTGGGTGAGGTGCTCTTCGGGCACGGGGTCGGGCTTGTAGCGGCGGATGCTGCGCCGCGCGAGTATGGCTTGCTTGGTGGTGAGCT
Protein-coding regions in this window:
- a CDS encoding nitroreductase family protein, with protein sequence MKELTTKQAILARRSIRRYKPDPVPEEHLTQLLEAARLAPSGSNSQPWRFKIVQDPATKAKLMAVANDQPFIGAAPVVLVCCVDIKAYAAGTIATIDAMRADGQLPAPMAESIRRRTQDLVDGPRDLAARGIAFNMGIAGEHIALRALDFGLGTCWVRAFDEARVRELFGWDENLHVAALIPVGYPDESPKARPRRPLDELILP
- a CDS encoding radical SAM protein, with the protein product MQEPMFRPPAEADSLILQVDRGCPYNRCSFCGMYSGVHFRRLTLVEIESALARQARPEARRVFLADGDVLRRPFAELAAILKLLGERLPSLARVNTYATGSAIAEKSDAELRALRALRLRTLYLGLESGDEAVLKSMRKGESAELMVSQGLRAQACGLQLSVMVLLGLGGRARSAEHAQATAAALNRMQPRLLSALRVIPVRGTELLEQIRAGRFSELSEHEAALELRALLAGLKLSRTVFRANHASNVVPLEGSLPKDQARLLAELDALLDSGELDQDSPGPAPLWL
- a CDS encoding serpin family protein yields the protein MNISPALLLAAAVAAAPAPRTPEDFAFDLFKKVASASPAKNVFLSPSSARWALSMAYAGSAGDTQKAMALALGAPPLAEDLALESNRIASLMSADPKVTLRVANSIWLKRGFLFKEAFTSSVTAAFRAEIFERDFMPADADEANAWVSGKTEGKIPTILDKFGPGDRALLLNAVYFKGSWTDQFKKERTRPDDFHLAGGAVVRRPLMERYGGYPYFEGEGFQALRLPYGGGRLGMIVLLPAPGRPLDSLIETTANAAGWRAVIGGLNEKQGLVRLPRFKLDFSASLGGPLAGLGMGVAFDRLRADFTGMAEATKPADRLFISRVLQKTFVEVNEEGTEAAAATAVVMASRGSARPAAPPFEFIADRPFLYAVEDNATGELLFLGALYEPPAKPAR